In Halorussus limi, a genomic segment contains:
- a CDS encoding GNAT family N-acetyltransferase: MPGPVYLSGERVELRVTEREDVELVQRARSDPAIRTALTQTAPQTREQVDEFYDEYVSVDNGDADFVVCVRSDDESANDDASEDPDPIGEVSLFRTEHDHGEISYWLLPEARGEGYATEAVSLLLDYAFDTSGRHRVYARVVDFNGASRALVERLGFAEEGRLREHVFLEGAYRDVVLYGLLRDEWDGAP, from the coding sequence ATGCCCGGCCCCGTCTACCTCTCCGGCGAGCGCGTGGAACTGCGAGTGACCGAACGCGAGGACGTGGAACTCGTCCAGCGCGCCCGGAGCGACCCCGCCATCCGCACCGCGCTGACCCAGACCGCACCGCAGACCCGCGAGCAAGTCGACGAGTTCTACGACGAGTACGTCTCGGTCGACAACGGCGACGCCGACTTCGTCGTGTGCGTGCGCTCCGACGACGAATCGGCGAACGACGACGCGTCCGAAGACCCCGACCCCATCGGCGAGGTGAGCCTCTTCCGGACCGAACACGACCACGGCGAAATCTCGTACTGGCTCCTCCCGGAGGCCAGAGGCGAAGGCTACGCGACGGAGGCGGTGTCGCTCCTGCTCGACTACGCGTTCGACACGAGCGGCCGCCACCGCGTCTACGCGCGTGTAGTAGATTTCAACGGGGCTTCGAGAGCGCTGGTCGAACGGCTCGGATTCGCCGAGGAGGGCCGCCTGCGCGAACACGTGTTCCTCGAAGGTGCGTACCGTGACGTGGTGCTGTACGGTCTCCTTCGCGACGAGTGGGACGGAGCGCCGTGA
- the tmcA gene encoding tRNA(Met) cytidine acetyltransferase TmcA, which translates to MTLESVVAALREEAAATDERRLLVLTGDRDACYAAADAALDAADFDRGATTLVGTGNLDCERVGPKRADRLLGTTRECVVFDAHADFRPNALGRVVGAVDGGGLFVLLAPPLDEWPDRRTDFDRTLAVPPDDLEDVTGNFRRRFAETLRVHPGIAVFDADSGTVERDGLTHPAPRLSTADDSPERPADRAFPDAAYDACLTGDQMAVVRELEALRVPDRDAGDDSDPDETAVVVEADRGRGKSSAAGIAAGSLAAEGADVLVTAPEHRSSREVFVRAEALLESLGLDVETDGDPPRTVETAGGGRVRFASPAEAADLLGVAGDCDDSAGAPDAVFVDEAAALSVRLLERFLAAPKVAFATTVHGYEGAGRGFSVRFRDRLAESDHAVVETGLDDPIRYAAGDPVEAWAFRALLLDARPPVDAVVADADPESVAYRDFSADDLLADETLLREVFGLLVLAHYRTEPDDLARLLDAPNLTVRALVRTDGAAGPDTDADSPRRDHVVAVALLAREGGLPADVREHMYEGGRVRGNMLPDVLTSQLRDEAAGVPVGKRVMRIATHHVVRSRGLGSRLLGEIRREYADELDWLGVGYGATPELLRFWRANGYRAVQLSTTRNDTSGEYSALMLDPLSEAGEALHDRHARWFASRVASMLADPLRDADPDVVRELLRSVEAPVELDLSAWDWRAVAASAYGPGQYDAAPRPFRRVALRYFADSDGDSDALSPREERLLVRKVLQGRPWPDVADELGFHSAGQCMRALGDAYEPLVDRYGDAAAADEKRRYVE; encoded by the coding sequence ATGACTCTCGAATCGGTCGTCGCCGCGCTCCGCGAGGAGGCCGCGGCGACCGACGAGCGCCGACTGCTCGTCCTCACCGGCGACCGGGACGCCTGCTACGCGGCCGCGGACGCCGCGCTCGACGCGGCCGACTTCGACCGCGGGGCGACTACGCTGGTCGGCACCGGTAATCTCGACTGCGAGCGCGTCGGACCCAAGCGCGCCGACCGCCTGCTCGGGACGACCCGCGAGTGCGTCGTCTTCGACGCCCACGCCGACTTCCGACCGAACGCGCTCGGCCGAGTCGTCGGCGCGGTGGACGGCGGCGGCCTGTTCGTCCTGCTCGCGCCGCCCCTCGACGAGTGGCCCGACCGCCGGACCGACTTCGACCGGACGCTGGCGGTGCCGCCGGACGACCTCGAAGACGTGACGGGGAACTTCCGGCGGCGGTTCGCCGAGACCCTGCGCGTCCACCCCGGTATCGCCGTCTTCGACGCGGACTCCGGGACCGTCGAGCGCGACGGCCTGACCCACCCCGCGCCGCGACTCTCGACCGCAGACGACTCGCCGGAACGCCCCGCGGACCGCGCGTTCCCCGACGCGGCTTACGACGCCTGTCTCACGGGCGACCAGATGGCGGTCGTGCGGGAGTTGGAGGCGTTGCGCGTTCCGGACCGCGACGCCGGCGACGACTCGGACCCGGACGAGACCGCGGTGGTCGTGGAGGCCGACCGCGGCCGCGGCAAGTCGAGCGCCGCGGGCATCGCGGCCGGAAGCCTCGCCGCGGAGGGCGCGGACGTGCTGGTCACCGCCCCGGAGCATCGGAGTTCGCGCGAGGTGTTCGTCCGGGCCGAGGCCCTGCTGGAGTCGCTCGGACTCGACGTCGAGACCGACGGCGACCCGCCCCGGACCGTCGAAACCGCCGGCGGCGGCCGCGTCCGCTTCGCTTCTCCGGCCGAGGCCGCCGACCTACTCGGCGTCGCCGGTGACTGCGACGACTCGGCGGGCGCGCCCGACGCCGTCTTCGTGGACGAGGCCGCCGCGCTCTCGGTCCGACTGCTCGAACGCTTCCTGGCCGCCCCGAAGGTCGCGTTCGCGACGACGGTTCACGGCTACGAGGGCGCGGGCCGCGGGTTCTCGGTCCGGTTTCGGGACAGACTCGCCGAGAGCGACCACGCGGTCGTCGAGACGGGACTCGACGACCCGATTCGGTACGCCGCGGGCGACCCGGTGGAGGCGTGGGCGTTCCGCGCGCTCCTGCTCGACGCCCGGCCGCCGGTGGACGCGGTGGTCGCCGACGCCGACCCCGAGTCGGTGGCGTACCGCGACTTCTCGGCCGACGACCTGCTCGCCGACGAGACCCTGCTCCGGGAGGTGTTCGGCCTGCTCGTGCTGGCCCACTACCGGACGGAACCCGACGACCTCGCGCGTCTGCTCGACGCGCCGAACCTGACGGTCCGGGCGCTCGTCCGGACCGACGGCGCGGCGGGCCCAGATACGGACGCGGACTCGCCTCGCCGAGACCACGTCGTCGCGGTCGCTCTGCTCGCCCGAGAGGGCGGCCTCCCCGCCGACGTGCGCGAGCACATGTACGAGGGCGGTCGCGTGCGGGGCAACATGCTCCCCGACGTGCTGACCTCCCAACTCCGGGACGAGGCGGCCGGAGTCCCGGTCGGGAAGCGCGTGATGCGCATCGCCACCCACCACGTGGTCAGGTCCCGCGGCCTCGGGTCGCGCCTGCTCGGGGAGATTCGCCGGGAGTACGCCGACGAACTCGATTGGCTCGGCGTCGGCTACGGCGCGACGCCCGAACTCCTCCGGTTCTGGCGCGCGAACGGCTATCGAGCGGTCCAACTCTCGACGACCAGAAACGACACCAGCGGGGAGTACTCGGCGCTCATGCTCGACCCCCTGAGCGAGGCGGGCGAGGCGCTTCACGACCGACACGCGCGCTGGTTCGCCTCGCGGGTCGCCTCGATGCTCGCCGACCCCCTGCGCGACGCCGACCCCGACGTGGTCCGGGAACTCCTCCGGTCGGTCGAGGCCCCGGTCGAACTCGACCTCTCGGCGTGGGACTGGCGGGCGGTCGCGGCGAGCGCGTACGGTCCCGGCCAGTACGACGCCGCGCCCCGGCCCTTCCGCCGGGTTGCGCTCCGGTACTTCGCGGACTCGGACGGAGATTCGGACGCCCTCTCTCCGCGCGAGGAGCGCCTGCTCGTCCGGAAGGTGTTGCAGGGCCGCCCGTGGCCCGACGTGGCCGACGAACTCGGCTTCCACTCGGCGGGCCAGTGCATGCGCGCTCTCGGCGACGCCTACGAACCGCTGGTGGACCGCTACGGCGACGCCGCCGCGGCCGACGAGAAGCGGCGATACGTCGAGTGA
- the ndk gene encoding nucleoside-diphosphate kinase, whose amino-acid sequence MSDETERTFVMVKPDGVQRGLIGEIVSRLEERGLKMVAGKFMQMSEDLAHEHYGEHEGKPFFEGLVDFITSGPVFAMVWEGQDATRQVRKMMGETDPAESAPGTIRGDFGLDLGRNVIHGSDHEDPGANEREIDLFFDEDELVDYERVDETWLYE is encoded by the coding sequence ATGAGCGACGAAACCGAACGCACCTTCGTGATGGTCAAGCCCGACGGCGTCCAGCGCGGCCTCATCGGGGAAATCGTCTCCCGACTCGAGGAGCGCGGCCTGAAGATGGTCGCCGGGAAGTTCATGCAGATGAGCGAGGACCTCGCTCACGAACACTACGGCGAACACGAGGGCAAGCCGTTCTTCGAGGGCCTCGTGGACTTCATCACGTCCGGTCCGGTCTTCGCCATGGTCTGGGAGGGTCAGGACGCGACCCGACAGGTCCGCAAGATGATGGGCGAGACCGACCCGGCCGAGTCCGCGCCCGGCACCATCCGCGGCGACTTCGGACTCGACCTCGGTCGCAACGTCATCCACGGGTCGGACCACGAGGACCCCGGCGCGAACGAGCGCGAAATCGACCTGTTCTTCGACGAGGACGAACTGGTCGATTACGAGCGCGTCGACGAGACGTGGCTGTACGAGTAA
- a CDS encoding outer membrane protein assembly factor BamB family protein: protein MAERGPRWSRRQFLAACGATPFGGCGSVLPGNDSESAWVTVQRDPGHTGFLPDADRSARDAPAEWDLETDRDGLFHRRPVFADGTLFVASDGELYAVDAEAGSVAWTRQRKTTNADGERVPFHVGELATDGDCVFVAWSLSGANDVLAAYPVDGGETQWEFETNTNVGAVLPVADTLYLVATLPEGQRLVALDPATGQTRWQSRVDVATHPPLAYADGTLFSGRYRDEQESFTGTWVLQAFDADGGERRWKRDVTGYGVGTGDRLARFFGLGGGEPNLTAADGRVYFGTGPAELYALDAADGTVRWSYALEEGNTSTGHAPVVDDDTVYVANLSTVTALDAATGTQRWQYEDARIPFDDPQRYPVLVGDTLLVPEQVTWLALDAATGEERFRYGPYGDGLVGPAPLVVDGVLYTPVGDSVYAFAVPELFRDSE, encoded by the coding sequence ATGGCCGAGCGCGGTCCCCGATGGTCGAGACGCCAGTTCCTCGCCGCCTGCGGTGCGACGCCGTTCGGCGGGTGCGGTTCGGTCCTCCCCGGCAACGACAGTGAGTCGGCGTGGGTGACAGTCCAGCGCGACCCCGGCCACACTGGCTTCCTCCCCGACGCCGACCGCTCGGCGCGAGATGCGCCCGCGGAGTGGGACCTCGAAACCGACCGCGACGGACTGTTCCACCGGCGACCAGTGTTCGCGGACGGGACGCTGTTCGTGGCGAGCGACGGCGAACTGTACGCCGTCGACGCCGAGGCCGGGTCGGTGGCGTGGACTCGCCAGCGGAAGACGACGAACGCCGACGGCGAACGGGTCCCCTTCCACGTCGGCGAACTCGCCACCGACGGCGACTGCGTCTTCGTCGCGTGGAGTCTGAGCGGCGCGAACGACGTGCTGGCCGCCTACCCCGTCGACGGCGGCGAGACCCAATGGGAGTTCGAGACCAACACGAACGTCGGCGCGGTCCTCCCGGTCGCCGACACGCTCTACCTCGTCGCGACGCTCCCCGAGGGGCAACGGCTGGTCGCGCTGGACCCCGCGACGGGGCAAACGCGGTGGCAGAGCAGGGTGGACGTGGCGACCCATCCGCCGTTGGCGTACGCCGACGGCACGCTGTTCTCCGGCCGCTACCGGGACGAGCAGGAGTCGTTCACCGGAACGTGGGTCCTGCAGGCGTTTGACGCCGACGGCGGCGAACGCCGCTGGAAGCGCGACGTGACCGGCTACGGCGTCGGCACCGGCGACCGCCTCGCGCGCTTCTTCGGACTCGGCGGCGGCGAACCGAATCTGACCGCCGCGGACGGCCGGGTGTACTTCGGGACGGGACCGGCCGAACTGTACGCGCTCGACGCGGCTGACGGGACCGTCCGCTGGTCGTACGCGCTCGAAGAGGGTAACACGTCTACCGGCCACGCGCCGGTCGTGGACGACGACACGGTCTACGTCGCCAACCTCTCGACGGTCACCGCGCTCGACGCCGCGACCGGAACACAGCGGTGGCAGTACGAGGACGCCCGGATTCCGTTCGACGACCCCCAGCGGTATCCGGTGCTGGTCGGCGATACCCTGCTCGTTCCCGAGCAGGTGACGTGGCTCGCACTCGACGCCGCGACCGGCGAGGAGCGGTTCCGCTACGGACCCTACGGCGACGGACTGGTCGGTCCCGCACCGCTGGTCGTAGACGGTGTCCTCTACACTCCGGTCGGCGATTCGGTGTACGCCTTCGCCGTGCCGGAGTTGTTCCGCGACAGCGAGTGA
- the cysK gene encoding cysteine synthase A — MAESSESTATFDAAESIDDLIGGTPLLRLDAFAADLFGKVEASNPYSVKDRIAREMVDAAEESGELGPDGVVVESTSGNTGIGLAAVCAARDYDLVLTMPESMSEERRKLLRALDAELELTPAEEGMGGANRRAAELADGREGAVLARQFENDANPRAHRRTTGPELWRATDGEVDAFVAGVGTGGTITGVSEYAKEERGAEEFTAVAVEPAASPTLSEQCSDGHDLQGIGPGFVPDVLRTELVDEVRAVAGDDAKAAARKLARTEGLAVGVSAGAAVAAAAEYARNHPGETVVAMLPDAGERYLSTDLYE, encoded by the coding sequence ATGGCAGAATCTAGCGAGTCCACGGCGACCTTCGACGCGGCGGAGTCGATAGACGACCTCATCGGCGGGACGCCGCTGCTCCGCCTCGACGCGTTCGCCGCCGACCTGTTCGGGAAGGTCGAGGCGAGCAACCCCTACTCCGTGAAGGACCGTATCGCCCGCGAGATGGTAGACGCCGCCGAGGAGAGCGGCGAACTCGGCCCGGACGGGGTCGTGGTCGAATCGACCAGCGGCAACACCGGCATCGGCCTCGCCGCGGTCTGCGCGGCCCGCGACTACGACCTCGTGTTGACCATGCCCGAATCGATGTCCGAGGAGCGCCGCAAACTGCTCCGGGCGCTCGACGCGGAACTGGAACTCACGCCCGCCGAGGAGGGAATGGGCGGTGCGAACCGACGCGCGGCGGAACTCGCGGACGGACGGGAGGGCGCGGTGCTGGCCCGCCAGTTCGAGAACGATGCCAACCCCCGCGCGCACCGACGCACGACCGGGCCGGAACTCTGGCGCGCGACCGACGGCGAGGTCGACGCCTTCGTCGCGGGCGTCGGGACCGGCGGGACCATCACGGGCGTCTCGGAGTACGCGAAAGAGGAGCGCGGCGCGGAGGAATTCACCGCTGTCGCGGTCGAACCCGCCGCCTCGCCGACGCTCTCCGAGCAGTGTTCCGACGGCCACGACCTGCAGGGCATCGGACCGGGGTTCGTCCCCGACGTACTCCGAACCGAACTCGTGGACGAGGTACGCGCTGTCGCAGGCGACGACGCCAAGGCGGCCGCCCGGAAGTTGGCCCGGACGGAGGGCCTCGCTGTCGGCGTCTCCGCCGGCGCGGCGGTCGCGGCGGCCGCCGAGTACGCCCGCAACCACCCCGGCGAGACGGTCGTGGCGATGCTCCCCGACGCCGGCGAGCGCTACCTCTCGACCGACCTCTACGAGTGA
- the rpl7ae gene encoding 50S ribosomal protein L7Ae, giving the protein MPVYVNFDVPADLQDSAVEALEVARDTGSVKKGTNETTKAIERGNADLVYIAEDVQPEEIVMHLPELADEKGIPFIFVETQDDIGHAAGLEVGSAAAAVTDSGEAEDDIEDIAGKVEELR; this is encoded by the coding sequence ATGCCAGTGTACGTAAACTTCGACGTCCCAGCCGACCTCCAAGACAGCGCCGTCGAGGCGCTCGAGGTCGCCCGAGACACGGGTAGTGTAAAGAAAGGAACCAACGAGACGACCAAGGCCATCGAGCGCGGCAACGCCGACCTCGTCTACATCGCCGAAGACGTTCAGCCGGAGGAGATCGTCATGCACCTTCCGGAACTCGCCGACGAGAAGGGCATCCCCTTCATCTTCGTCGAGACCCAGGACGACATCGGTCACGCCGCCGGACTCGAAGTCGGGAGCGCCGCCGCGGCGGTCACCGACTCCGGCGAGGCCGAAGACGACATCGAGGACATCGCCGGCAAGGTCGAGGAACTTCGCTGA
- a CDS encoding 50S ribosomal protein L24e — protein sequence MPQSRVCDFCGDDIEPGTGTMFVYTDGSTVHFCSAKCEKNADLGREPRDLEWTEEGGATEGTQE from the coding sequence ATGCCCCAATCCCGAGTTTGTGACTTCTGTGGCGACGACATCGAACCCGGCACGGGTACGATGTTCGTCTACACCGACGGCAGTACGGTCCACTTCTGCTCGGCGAAGTGCGAGAAGAACGCCGACCTCGGCCGCGAACCCCGCGACCTCGAATGGACCGAGGAAGGCGGTGCCACCGAAGGGACCCAAGAATGA
- a CDS encoding glutamate--tRNA ligase, which produces MNDELRERIETEAEKHALVNAVKHESEADVGAVMGPLMGENPDFRQHGDEIPGVIAPVVSRVNDSTAEERRERLGELAPDWLEEIESEDEGEDQILPDLPNAEEYDQIRMRCAPNPNGPWHMGHARMPAVIGTYAEEYDGEFIVRFDDTDPETKRPLIWAYDEILEEIEYLGFDPAEVYRASDRLETYYDHARDLIEKGGAYTCSCSGEEFSDLKNSAEACPHRDKDVETTMEEFEAMVDGEYESGEMVLRVKTDIEHKNPALRDWVGFRIIDTPHPREEAEDYRCWPMLDFQSGVDDHLTGVTHIIRGIDLQDSAKRQQFVYDYFDWEYPEVIHWGHVQVDEYDVKMSTSTIRELIEDGELDGWDDPRAPTIPSVRRRGIRGEAIVDAMVELGTSTSNVDLAMSTVYSNNRQRIDDDADRYFFVREDHADFTLAGDHPETAHPPVHPEHEERGTRDIDAGSRVRIEAEDAPEDGERIWLKGFGCFRREGEDLSYVGDDIAAVREEGVDVIHWVPADTAVLTRMRTPDGDVTGYAEPGFRDTAEDEMVQFERVGFARVDDHEASDESVAYFAHE; this is translated from the coding sequence ATGAACGACGAACTCCGCGAGCGAATCGAGACGGAGGCAGAGAAGCACGCGCTGGTCAACGCGGTCAAACACGAGAGCGAGGCCGACGTGGGTGCCGTGATGGGACCGCTGATGGGCGAGAACCCCGACTTCCGCCAGCACGGCGACGAGATTCCGGGCGTCATCGCCCCGGTGGTCTCGCGGGTCAACGACTCGACGGCCGAGGAGCGCCGCGAGCGACTCGGCGAACTCGCGCCCGACTGGCTAGAGGAGATAGAGAGCGAGGACGAGGGCGAGGACCAGATTCTGCCCGACCTACCGAACGCCGAGGAGTACGACCAGATTCGGATGCGGTGCGCGCCGAACCCCAACGGCCCGTGGCACATGGGTCACGCACGGATGCCCGCCGTCATCGGCACCTACGCCGAGGAGTACGACGGCGAGTTCATCGTCCGGTTCGACGACACCGACCCCGAGACCAAGCGGCCCCTGATCTGGGCCTACGACGAGATTCTGGAGGAAATCGAGTACCTCGGCTTCGACCCCGCCGAGGTCTACCGAGCGAGCGACCGTCTGGAGACCTACTACGACCACGCCCGCGACCTCATCGAGAAGGGCGGGGCCTACACCTGCTCGTGTTCGGGCGAGGAGTTCTCCGACCTGAAGAACTCCGCGGAGGCCTGCCCCCACCGCGACAAAGACGTCGAGACCACGATGGAGGAGTTCGAGGCGATGGTCGACGGCGAGTACGAGTCGGGCGAGATGGTCCTCCGGGTCAAGACCGACATCGAACACAAGAACCCCGCGCTCCGCGACTGGGTCGGCTTCCGCATCATCGACACGCCCCATCCCCGCGAGGAGGCCGAGGACTACCGGTGCTGGCCGATGCTCGACTTCCAGTCGGGCGTCGACGACCACCTCACGGGCGTCACCCACATCATCCGGGGCATCGACCTGCAGGACTCCGCGAAGCGCCAGCAGTTCGTCTACGACTACTTCGACTGGGAGTACCCCGAGGTCATCCACTGGGGCCACGTGCAGGTCGACGAGTACGACGTGAAGATGTCCACCTCCACGATTCGCGAACTCATCGAGGACGGCGAGTTGGACGGGTGGGACGACCCGCGCGCCCCCACGATTCCGAGCGTCCGCCGCCGGGGCATCCGGGGCGAGGCCATCGTGGACGCGATGGTCGAACTCGGCACCTCGACAAGCAACGTCGACTTGGCGATGAGCACGGTCTACTCGAACAACCGCCAGCGCATCGACGACGACGCCGACCGGTACTTCTTCGTGCGCGAGGACCACGCGGACTTCACGCTCGCGGGCGACCATCCCGAGACGGCCCACCCGCCGGTCCACCCCGAACACGAGGAGCGAGGCACCCGCGACATCGACGCCGGAAGTCGGGTCCGAATCGAGGCGGAAGACGCCCCCGAGGACGGCGAGCGCATCTGGCTCAAGGGATTCGGCTGTTTCCGACGCGAGGGCGAGGACCTCTCCTACGTCGGCGACGACATCGCCGCGGTCCGCGAGGAGGGCGTGGACGTGATTCACTGGGTCCCGGCCGACACCGCGGTCCTGACCCGGATGCGGACGCCCGACGGCGACGTGACGGGTTACGCCGAACCGGGCTTCCGCGACACCGCCGAGGACGAGATGGTCCAGTTCGAGCGCGTCGGCTTCGCCCGCGTGGACGACCACGAGGCGAGCGACGAGAGCGTGGCGTACTTCGCCCACGAGTAA
- a CDS encoding 30S ribosomal protein S28e, translating into MSAEETEEEGSTPAEVIEIVGKTGMHGEAMQVKCRIREGENQGRIITRNCLGPVREGDVLQLRETAREADSIGGQ; encoded by the coding sequence ATGAGTGCAGAGGAAACTGAAGAAGAAGGCTCCACGCCCGCCGAAGTGATAGAGATCGTCGGCAAGACGGGGATGCACGGCGAGGCCATGCAGGTCAAGTGCCGCATCCGCGAGGGCGAGAATCAGGGCCGCATCATCACGCGGAACTGTCTCGGCCCCGTCCGAGAGGGCGACGTCTTGCAACTGCGCGAGACCGCACGCGAAGCCGACTCCATCGGAGGTCAGTAA
- a CDS encoding bacterio-opsin activator domain-containing protein has protein sequence MTSEETARATDERPTEKSGQTVRVLYVDDESPPTALSESEAVALSTLETAAGARDRLAADGNVDCVVSEYELPDGDGLALLEAVRGDHPNLPFVLYTGSGSEAVASEAFGTGATDYLPKDADGETLRERVVRAVASASVETESGVTGDRLRELTNAFPDVAFVLDETGRYLEVLSGPSTQDLQTVEQERLVGKRLHDAFSTEQAERFLDLIDTTLETGEVETIEYEVETDAGERWYEGRTAPLGDTIDGREAVVWVARDVTERRRNERRLAENRDELARLTRINGLVNDILKSLVGSATREEIERIVCEELANSEYYQFAWVGGPWVTDERMAPSVVAGIERERIERLVEATSARTDSENAFSRVVGEDESVVVSDVADSDILSERERELMVEMEMSTAVLVPLTYGTTNYGVLGISGACSGTFGDRELTALEALGEIVAFAINAVKNRNLLLSDTAVELEFRVEDPDRGFGRISADLDCRFSLEGLVGLSGDRLLEYVAVDGASPDAVTDRIADSPTVADYRLVTADDGECLFEIESAESGVSQLVETGTVVTSATAESGVVRCVAEASSDVNVRTVVEEFQTTYPGAELVSKQEVDRPVHTTQEFRQTLAENLTEKQRTALQAAYFAGYYEYPRESTGAEVAESLGVSSPTLHQHLQAAQRKLVGTFLDLQTSGE, from the coding sequence GTGACTTCCGAGGAGACTGCGCGGGCGACGGACGAGCGACCCACCGAGAAATCGGGACAGACCGTCCGAGTTCTCTACGTGGACGACGAGTCGCCGCCGACGGCGTTATCCGAGTCCGAAGCGGTCGCGCTCTCGACCCTGGAGACGGCCGCGGGCGCGCGCGACCGCCTCGCGGCCGACGGGAACGTCGACTGCGTCGTCAGCGAGTACGAACTGCCCGACGGCGACGGACTGGCCCTGCTGGAGGCGGTCCGGGGCGACCACCCGAACCTCCCGTTCGTCCTCTACACCGGGTCGGGGAGCGAGGCGGTCGCCAGCGAGGCGTTCGGGACGGGCGCGACCGACTACCTGCCGAAGGACGCCGACGGCGAGACGCTCCGCGAACGCGTCGTCCGGGCGGTCGCCTCGGCCAGCGTCGAGACCGAGTCGGGCGTCACCGGCGACCGACTCCGAGAACTGACCAACGCCTTCCCCGACGTGGCGTTCGTGCTCGACGAGACCGGACGGTATCTGGAGGTGCTGTCGGGACCGAGTACCCAAGACCTCCAGACGGTCGAACAGGAGCGACTGGTGGGCAAGCGCCTCCACGACGCCTTTTCGACCGAACAGGCCGAGCGCTTCCTCGACCTCATCGACACCACGCTCGAAACCGGCGAGGTCGAGACCATCGAGTACGAAGTCGAGACCGACGCCGGCGAGCGCTGGTACGAGGGCCGGACCGCGCCGCTGGGCGACACCATCGACGGCCGCGAGGCGGTCGTGTGGGTCGCACGCGACGTGACCGAGCGCCGGCGAAACGAGCGCCGTCTCGCCGAGAACCGCGACGAACTCGCCAGACTCACCCGAATCAACGGTCTCGTCAACGACATCCTCAAGTCGCTGGTCGGGTCAGCGACCCGCGAGGAGATAGAGCGAATCGTCTGCGAGGAACTGGCCAACTCGGAGTACTACCAGTTCGCGTGGGTCGGCGGCCCGTGGGTCACGGACGAGCGCATGGCCCCGAGCGTGGTCGCGGGCATCGAGCGCGAGCGAATCGAGCGACTCGTGGAAGCCACCAGCGCCCGGACCGACTCCGAGAACGCCTTCTCGCGGGTCGTCGGCGAGGACGAGTCGGTCGTCGTCTCCGACGTGGCCGACTCGGACATCCTCTCGGAGCGCGAGCGCGAACTCATGGTCGAGATGGAGATGTCCACGGCGGTCCTCGTACCCCTGACCTACGGCACGACCAACTACGGCGTCCTCGGCATCAGCGGGGCCTGCAGCGGCACCTTCGGCGACCGGGAACTGACCGCGCTCGAAGCGCTCGGAGAAATCGTCGCGTTCGCCATCAACGCGGTCAAGAACCGCAACCTGCTCCTGTCGGACACCGCGGTCGAACTGGAGTTCCGAGTCGAGGACCCCGACCGGGGGTTCGGGCGCATCTCTGCCGACCTCGACTGCCGGTTCTCGCTGGAGGGTCTCGTCGGCCTCTCGGGCGACCGACTGCTCGAATACGTCGCCGTCGACGGTGCGTCGCCCGACGCCGTCACCGACCGAATCGCCGACTCTCCCACCGTCGCGGACTACCGACTCGTGACCGCCGACGACGGCGAGTGTCTGTTCGAGATAGAATCCGCGGAGTCCGGCGTCAGCCAACTGGTCGAGACCGGAACGGTCGTGACGTCTGCAACGGCCGAGAGCGGCGTCGTCCGGTGCGTCGCCGAGGCGTCCTCCGACGTGAACGTCCGGACCGTGGTCGAGGAGTTCCAGACGACCTACCCCGGCGCCGAACTCGTGAGCAAGCAGGAGGTCGACAGGCCGGTCCACACGACCCAGGAGTTCCGCCAGACGCTCGCGGAGAACCTGACCGAGAAACAGCGGACCGCGTTGCAGGCGGCCTACTTCGCGGGGTACTACGAGTACCCCCGCGAGAGCACCGGCGCGGAAGTCGCCGAGTCGCTCGGCGTCTCCTCGCCCACGCTCCACCAGCATCTACAGGCGGCCCAGCGAAAACTCGTCGGCACCTTCCTCGACCTCCAAACGTCGGGTGAGTGA
- a CDS encoding HalOD1 output domain-containing protein: MDELDATHTGGTVRNLDVGDSPPSEAVVLAVADARGCDPLDLPPLNGALDPDALDSLFGDRVSGRARTGGRVTFEYADCTVTVTGTRDVFVDATD; encoded by the coding sequence ATGGACGAACTCGACGCGACGCACACCGGCGGGACCGTGCGGAATCTCGACGTCGGAGATTCGCCGCCGAGCGAGGCTGTCGTGCTGGCCGTCGCCGACGCCCGCGGCTGTGACCCCCTCGATTTACCGCCGCTGAACGGCGCGCTCGACCCCGACGCCCTCGATTCGCTGTTCGGCGACAGGGTCTCGGGGCGTGCCCGTACCGGCGGACGCGTCACGTTCGAGTACGCCGACTGTACCGTCACGGTGACCGGGACCCGTGACGTGTTCGTGGACGCGACCGACTGA